CGCGCCGCTTCCATCAATTCATCCGGAATGGTGAGGAAGAACTGGCGAAACAGGAACGTGGCCGTGGCCGAGGCGATCAGCGGCAGGATCAGGCCCTGATAGGAATTGAGCATGCCCAGATTGGCCACCACCGCGAAAGTGGGGATGATGCGCACCTCGACCGGCAGCATCAGGGTGATGAAGATGATCCAGAACGCGAGCAGGCGGAACGGAAACTTGAAATAGACGATCGCATAGGCCGAGAGCAGCGAGATCGCGATCTTGCCCACCGCGATGGCCACGGCCATCACCAGCGAGTTCATCATCATCACCCAGATCGGCGGCGCGCCGGAGCTGGACAGGCCCTCGTTCCAGATGATGCTGTAGTTCTCGATCATATGCGGGCCCGGCAGCAGCGGCACGAGGCCACTGACGAACTGGCCCGGCCCATGCGTGGAGGCGATGAAGGCCAGATAGACCGGAAACACCACGATGACGACGCCGGCGATCAGCACCAG
This genomic stretch from Devosia sp. YIM 151766 harbors:
- the ugpE gene encoding sn-glycerol-3-phosphate ABC transporter permease UgpE, with product MVENRPILTFLTHLVLIAGVVIVVFPVYLAFIASTHGPGQFVSGLVPLLPGPHMIENYSIIWNEGLSSSGAPPIWVMMMNSLVMAVAIAVGKIAISLLSAYAIVYFKFPFRLLAFWIIFITLMLPVEVRIIPTFAVVANLGMLNSYQGLILPLIASATATFLFRQFFLTIPDELMEAARVDGAGPMKFFRDILLPLSRTNIAALFVILFIFGWVQYMWPLLVTSDSRYYTIVMGIKRLAASADSEPLWHLVMAAVILAMLPPVLVVIFMQRLFVKGLVETEK